The segment actgcagagcatccattgatgattgatgagacactgatgcagtgctacatttctacaaacctaatgaagaaacaaactcctgatctcagatgatcctgagggtgagcacatttcccacacatttacatttacactacTGTATGGAAGGCTTATAGCTGCAATACCGCACATTgttaaataagtgtgtgtgtgtgtgtgtgtgtgtgtgtgtatgtgtgtgtatgtgtgtgtgtgtgtgtatgtgtgtgtatgtgtgtgtgtgtatgtgtgtatgtgtgtgtgtatgtgtgtatgtgtgtgtgtatgtgtgtgtgtgtgtgtgtgtgtgtgtggcaggaaCAGGCTGATCTCCTGCAGCAGCGTTTGATCTCTGTGACAGAAGAGCGCTGGAGGGATGCCTCACTTCTATCTCTTCAGCTAGAGAAGGTGAGCTGTGATTTAAAGCTGCTGCAGGGCTCAGAAAAGCAGCTCATGGGCCTGGTGGACGAGCTGCACCAGGAGGCCCAGCTCAGAGCCCAGCAGACAGAGGTCTTGGAGACGCAGCTCCACAAGGAGACTCAGAAAATACAAGATCTAGAGATGCAGCTAAACAGGTGGCAAATCAGAGggtacccacacacacacacacacacacacacacacacacacaagctgttAAGAGTACAtttgtgaaagtaaaaaaaacaaacaaacaaaaaaaaacataaaaatataaaatttgtaaaaataaaatttgtaaaactAATTCtaatcatatgttttttttttttgattgatcagCAAATCTCTCGAGCTGATGGAACTCCAGATGTCCCATGAAGCCCTGCGGCAAGATCTGCAGGATCAGCGCAGCGCCCACCAGAGGACGGTGGAGGAACTGCGGCGCGAGAACTCGGAGAGTCTCGGCAAACTCCGTGAAACAGCCGAACAGTTCGAGTGGCTCTGCGAGCAGCAGCGGAGATGGATGAGCTGCGTCAAGAGGTTCCGTTCgcaccatttctctctctctctctctctctctctctctctctctctctctctctctcacacacacacacacacacacacacacacacacacacacacacacacacacacacaatatatagtgccacaatcaatcaatcaatcaatcaatcaataattaaataaaagttttcgaTACAAATTAGCTGAAGTCAATCTGCGATTCCTAACACGACCACAGGGAGGCGCCAAAGACCGCTGCACCTGCTGGATCCTCAGACCCTTCAGCCAGCATCTATTATAAAAAACTCACGCTTTTAAgccaaacacacactgaacacaatcATTTAATGACATCTGGACGTCAGTCACTATTCTCTCTGCAGTCTCTGATGATTATCTTCATTAGCGCTGTTTTTCTGAATTAATTTCCTGGATCCTAGCTTGGACTTTCCAGGAGTTTACCGGTTTAATATGAGGtgttctcaaaatattttttttttttcatttttaaagaacTATTTTCACTATAAAGTactgattcaaattagtaatcAATAATGAATTATATCTTAATCTAGGCTCCTCCCCTCACGTGAGGTAGACCTGTTCTTCTTGAATCCTCTCACGTGATTGGTCGAGAGCAGAGCTGATCCCGCCTACAGTGTGATTAATATAATGCCATTTCTAATTACTTCTGCTCAGAGTaccaacaaaacaaatacaaaataaattaagaaagtataaaaattccagagacagatttttatgtatgGGATATATAGAAAACACTAATTGAGTTTTATTTTGATACATTCTCATTTGAATGGTCAAACAATCCAAAACCTCTTTTAAACTGCTGCTGTGATGTGCATGGCTTTATATAGGCGAACCAAAATTGTGTAGTTATCGTATGATGAATATGCTAACATAAAAAAATCTCTCTTTATGAATTATGAGTATGTTAGCTACCATAGCTATAAATAAAGGCTTCAGATGTCAGAAGTCTATCATAAATGTGGAAATGTTGGGTTGCTGTTCTGTTCCCATTAAACCTGGTGCTAGGTGCTGTGTGAAGAGCTGTAAAAAAGGAAAATTAAGCTGTTTTCTGTagataacgtgtgtgtgtgtgtgtgtgtgggcaggtTTAAGGACTGTCTGTCAGGTGAGAAGGAGTCCCTGGAGCTGCAGGTGAACAGGTTACAGATGGAGTTGGATACTGTCAGGAATACTGTGCATTTCAATCGTTCCACAGAACCCTGCAACAGGtcataatttaacttaatttaattacatttttatttgtaattttaatttaatttgatttaatttttatttgtaattttaattgtaattgtaattgtaattttaattaaatttaacttaactttaatttacttatttaaattttaattacattttaatttgtaattttaattttcgattttaattaaattttaatttgtattaaattgtatcaaattatttatttgtaaattaaattacattttatttaatcaatatttgatttatttattttgctattttaatgtaatttaattcttTTCATTTATACAGTATGCTAATGTATTTCTGGTTTCCTCACAGGAGGGATGTTGAGCTCCAGGCTGAGGTGGACCGATGGAAAACACAGTATGAAGACCTGCTCAAGCTCACCACACAGCAGGTACAGGAGCCCTGTCTGAATGACAACCTCAGACTTTTATTGTTTATATGTAAAGCtattcacacacacatgtacatgtGTTTTGTCAGAAAGCAGCAGATGGACACCTCAAACCCCCGTGAGGACCCAAACACAGACGACAGCTTCACATCACAAACTGATTGAAAAACCTCTAGTTCTGCTGAAATCATTGTTAGTGAATATGCAGGGTTTATGAAAAAAGAGAGCAGTCCAGGTCAAGTTCTTCATTCTGTTCTTCATTTGTTTAGCTGTTTGTGCTTCAGGGTCATCAGAATTACAATAAATGTTGTGCAATCTATTGCATTTTTATGCAGGATGTTAGAAGTTGTGAGAGTGTTCAGACACTAGATGGTGATGTTCTACCTCTGACAGTCACATTAAACACAGCTTTGACCTCCAGTGACCTCTGAACCCACTCGACTCTGACCTCAGAGATGTGTTTCTCAGCGGTCCATGAGTCCCAGACTGAAATCTCTCTGAGATGATCCGTGATGAACAGCACACACTCATCCTGACGCCAGACGGACGTGTACTATATTGTAATGTACTATACAATGTACTATATTTTgctataataatatttcttttagGGATTTCATGATActactatatacatatattaataatatatatatttttgtttgtatatatatatatatatatatatatatttcttatgtcCCTGTTGTTATTTTGCATTCATATATTCATAAGTGGCTCAAAAATCATCAAGTTTCACACTCGAAGATGTGAAGATGCAAATGAGAACATATCACAGAAGTTTTTTGAAGGGGTTCACCATGAAAGGGGTTTATTTTGTTATAAACATCAGCTGAACATATTCCACTTggatatacaaacacacacagacacacaccgattTTATTAGTTCGTAGAAACTGATGTGAACTATGTTGATTCGTGTTTTATTACAGGCTTGTCACCTTCCTTTTTTCGCTTGCAAACTCTTTTTCGTTTGAAGGTTCAAGCTGTTGTGGTTTAAGCTTTTTTGCCTATAGAAGTAGCCTGACTTTCTTTCCTTTATCAATGCAGTTTCCCGGGAAATCTGTCCCGACAACTCTAGTGAAGACAAAAACACGGTTGGGAAGATGGTTTATGatgtttattattttcattcTGTTAATTTCGAATGTAAAAAATACAGCGGTTCTTTAGCGTGGCTGAGGTGTTGTATAGTTCTTTAAAGGCTCTCTAGCTGGTAGTCTCTTAGTTTAGCTGCTGAAAGGATTAAAAGTCAACAATAAAATACAGTGTATTTGGTTCAACCTTTCTGCCCCCAATGGACTCCATATTCCAGGACTCCCACATGAGAGTTTTTGACATGGGAAAAGCATAAAAGTAATACAAAACAGCTTTTACCCTTGTAGTGTATTCCCATTTATAGCAAACACATGAATGGAGTGACATATCATCAATTTAAAGAGGAGAATGTGGTTCTTATGGTGATAGTGTAGCTTTGAACACTATTTTGGGCTGTTGGGTCTGAATTGCAAGATCAACACTAGTAACTAGTTCAGGGTAACACGCCAGTTTAACTGAACCACAGCATAATTTGCTAAACAATATAGAAATATAACAAGACATTTGAATACAACATACTATATATATGTGCACAAGTagtttcagttttactttttaattagcTTTAGCTCTTTAGTAAATAGTATTGTacatgcaagtttttttttttttttagatatgaattaaTACTTTTTAGACAAAGAATTCAGTCATAAACGCACTACTAATACTTTTTTTCATTGCACATTAAACTGGAATAAAGCGGAAGTTACAACTTATGCACTACTATTTTTGGTTACACCATTCAACGTGAATGAAACAGAAGTTAAGACATTTgcactactaaatattttttgttgcagCATTCATTTAGAATGTAATGTAAGTTACGACTTGCGCAcaactaagtttttttttatttcattattaacctgGAATGAAATGCAATTTTCGACTTGCgcactacttaatattttttggttGCACCATTAAACTTGAATGAAACATGAATTACGACTAACGGTGCAGAATAACGTCAATCCCTATTCAGTCTGTCTCTAGGACTTCACAGAATCTCCATTAgagtgtgttttctgtgtgtgtatcACGAGCGAGTGTTATAGACACATTAaactctcaacacacacacacacacaccatctctcATCATTCAGCCCCAAAATAGCTGCACACTAATCTGAAGCCACGGTTCAATATGAAGGCGACGACTGAACCGGAAAA is part of the Carassius carassius chromosome 33, fCarCar2.1, whole genome shotgun sequence genome and harbors:
- the LOC132114172 gene encoding tropomyosin-1, with the translated sequence MRRFFRVDRDEDYGQIQYLTAKCIRLSQEKAVLQRELLVSGERQQVLQAEMEDLSVRVCQKEQLYVELSIKYEQLLERFQKQQEQADLLQQRLISVTEERWRDASLLSLQLEKVSCDLKLLQGSEKQLMGLVDELHQEAQLRAQQTEVLETQLHKETQKIQDLEMQLNSKSLELMELQMSHEALRQDLQDQRSAHQRTVEELRRENSESLGKLRETAEQFEWLCEQQRRWMSCVKRFKDCLSGEKESLELQVNRLQMELDTVRNTVHFNRSTEPCNRRDVELQAEVDRWKTQYEDLLKLTTQQKAADGHLKPP